A genomic segment from Nonomuraea helvata encodes:
- a CDS encoding SDR family NAD(P)-dependent oxidoreductase codes for MSTPKVAVITGASQGIGAALVAAYRKLGYAVVANARTITPSDDPMVRTAAGDIAAPSVGAGVIGEALDAFGRVDTLINNAGVFVSKPFTEYTDEDYELVTGVNLRGFFEISQQALDVMLSQGGGHVVNITTTLAEYADSNVPAALAALTKGGLNSVTKSLAIEYASRGIRVNAVAPGVIRTPMHPAETHEFLARLHPVGRMGEIQDIVDAIVYIETASFVTGEILHVDGGQIAGH; via the coding sequence ATGAGCACACCCAAAGTCGCCGTGATCACCGGCGCGTCCCAAGGCATCGGCGCGGCACTGGTGGCCGCGTACCGCAAGCTCGGCTACGCGGTCGTCGCGAACGCTCGAACGATCACACCCTCCGATGACCCCATGGTCCGGACCGCCGCCGGCGACATCGCCGCCCCGTCCGTCGGCGCGGGCGTCATCGGGGAGGCACTCGACGCGTTCGGCCGCGTCGACACGTTGATCAACAACGCCGGCGTGTTCGTGTCCAAGCCGTTCACCGAGTACACCGACGAGGACTACGAGCTGGTGACGGGGGTCAACCTGCGGGGGTTCTTCGAGATCTCGCAGCAGGCCCTCGACGTGATGCTCTCCCAGGGCGGCGGACACGTGGTCAACATCACCACCACCTTGGCCGAGTACGCCGACAGCAACGTGCCGGCCGCGCTGGCGGCGCTGACCAAGGGCGGACTCAACTCGGTCACCAAATCGCTGGCCATCGAGTACGCCTCGCGAGGCATCCGGGTCAACGCGGTCGCACCCGGCGTGATCCGCACCCCGATGCACCCGGCCGAGACCCACGAGTTCCTTGCTCGCCTGCACCCGGTCGGCCGGATGGGTGAGATCCAGGACATCGTGGACGCGATCGTCTACATCGAGACGGCGTCGTTCGTCACGGGCGAGATCCTGCACGTCGACGGCGGCCAGATCGCCGGTCACTGA
- a CDS encoding response regulator transcription factor yields MDASATRVALADDDVLLREGLASLLTSSGFEVVGQAGDAPGLLALVRERKPDLVVVDIRMPPGHATEGLEAARVIREESPGTGILLLSAHVEVEQAMELIAAGRRVGYLLKSRVIDVGDFVETLRRIAQGGSVVDPSLVQELIAARRRDDPLETLTEREREVLSLMAEGRSNAGIAHRLWITEGTVEKHVRSIMARMRLPETEDDHRRVLAVLTFLESR; encoded by the coding sequence GTGGACGCAAGTGCGACGCGGGTGGCGCTGGCGGACGACGACGTCCTGCTGCGTGAGGGGCTCGCGAGCCTGCTGACGAGCTCGGGGTTCGAGGTCGTCGGCCAGGCGGGGGACGCGCCCGGGCTCCTCGCTCTGGTCCGCGAGCGGAAACCGGACCTCGTCGTCGTGGACATCCGGATGCCTCCAGGACACGCGACGGAGGGCCTGGAGGCGGCCCGGGTCATCCGGGAGGAGTCGCCAGGGACGGGCATCCTGCTGCTGTCGGCGCATGTCGAGGTCGAGCAGGCGATGGAGCTGATCGCCGCGGGGCGCCGGGTGGGCTACCTGCTCAAGAGCAGGGTGATCGACGTCGGCGACTTCGTCGAGACGCTGCGGCGCATCGCCCAGGGCGGCTCGGTCGTCGACCCGAGCCTGGTCCAGGAGCTCATCGCGGCCCGCCGCAGGGACGACCCGCTGGAAACCCTCACCGAGCGGGAACGCGAGGTCCTCTCGCTGATGGCAGAGGGCCGTTCGAACGCCGGGATCGCCCACCGGCTGTGGATCACCGAGGGCACGGTCGAGAAGCATGTACGCAGCATCATGGCCAGGATGCGGCTGCCTGAGACTGAGGACGACCACAGGCGCGTGCTCGCCGTGCTCACCTTCCTCGAGTCCCGCTAG
- a CDS encoding TetR/AcrR family transcriptional regulator translates to MEASEMNTSADDGSPGQAGYRRSARSPRGEARRRELLDRVTDDLAVNGLVDFSLRRAARAAGTTHKVLLYHFDGVDDLLKQAVLKLRDRRTVNAMAAATAGPPDRTLAARVRAMWPMLSGDDPGLRLLDQAIGLAMYDPGRYGWLGREASRLYLPSLVSLCPVSWSEQRKFEVAEMVLGTLRGFLVEWRTSRDAEGIAAGFEALVRALEREEAAASA, encoded by the coding sequence GTGGAAGCTTCTGAGATGAACACCTCCGCCGACGACGGCTCACCAGGACAGGCAGGCTACCGGCGCTCGGCGAGGTCGCCGCGCGGCGAGGCCAGGCGCCGCGAACTCCTCGACCGGGTCACCGACGATCTCGCGGTCAACGGGCTGGTGGACTTCTCGCTCCGGCGGGCCGCGCGTGCGGCCGGCACCACGCACAAGGTGCTGCTCTACCACTTCGACGGGGTCGACGACCTGCTCAAGCAGGCCGTACTCAAGCTGCGTGACAGGCGCACCGTCAACGCCATGGCCGCCGCCACCGCGGGACCCCCCGACCGGACGCTGGCCGCTCGGGTACGCGCCATGTGGCCCATGCTCAGCGGGGACGATCCGGGCCTGCGCCTGCTCGACCAGGCCATCGGCCTGGCGATGTACGACCCCGGCCGCTACGGCTGGCTCGGCCGGGAGGCGTCGCGGCTCTATCTGCCCTCATTGGTGTCGCTCTGTCCGGTGAGCTGGTCCGAGCAGCGCAAGTTCGAGGTCGCCGAGATGGTCCTCGGGACGCTCCGAGGCTTCCTGGTGGAGTGGCGGACCAGCCGGGATGCCGAGGGGATCGCCGCCGGGTTCGAGGCCTTGGTCCGTGCGCTGGAGCGAGAGGAGGCCGCGGCGTCGGCTTGA
- a CDS encoding isocitrate lyase/phosphoenolpyruvate mutase family protein, with protein MTPTTKTRAATVRAVIEAGAVGVNLEDSPGPGGAPVLTPQDQARRIATARAAAEAAGVDLFVNARTDVHLAGVGAPGDRLADVESRARVYADAGADGLFVPGLLDLDAVARLAGGPLPLNVMAGPGAPPVDELAAAGVARVSVGSAIAQSAYGLAARAAAELLAGGTYAALANGLDYGALNAVFP; from the coding sequence ATGACGCCGACCACGAAGACGCGGGCGGCCACCGTCCGGGCGGTGATCGAGGCCGGCGCGGTGGGCGTCAACCTCGAGGACTCCCCCGGTCCCGGCGGCGCGCCCGTGCTGACACCGCAGGACCAGGCCCGGCGGATCGCCACGGCGCGGGCGGCGGCGGAGGCCGCCGGGGTCGACCTTTTCGTCAACGCCCGTACCGACGTCCACCTGGCCGGGGTGGGCGCGCCCGGGGACCGGCTCGCCGACGTGGAGTCGCGGGCGCGGGTCTACGCCGACGCGGGCGCCGACGGGCTGTTCGTGCCGGGCCTGCTGGACCTGGACGCCGTCGCCCGCCTGGCCGGCGGGCCGTTGCCGCTGAACGTGATGGCCGGGCCCGGCGCCCCGCCGGTGGACGAGCTGGCGGCGGCAGGCGTCGCGCGGGTGAGCGTCGGCTCGGCGATCGCCCAGTCCGCCTACGGGCTGGCCGCGCGAGCGGCCGCCGAGCTGCTCGCCGGCGGCACGTACGCGGCGCTCGCGAACGGCCTCGACTACGGCGCGCTCAACGCAGTCTTCCCGTAG
- a CDS encoding DUF4267 domain-containing protein, with protein sequence MSAKLPSRTTIGTVLAFVGALFIGYVGVSYLLAPQSMAPNFGLPSWPHGEGAGFLAVKGARDLASGLVILTVLMTGNRRVLGWVMLATALTPIGDMFIVLLSGGDPATAFGVHGATAAAVVLAGGLVLSGPRTGSPQPVA encoded by the coding sequence ATGTCCGCAAAACTGCCATCTCGTACCACGATCGGTACTGTTCTCGCTTTCGTCGGCGCCCTGTTCATCGGCTATGTCGGGGTGAGTTACCTGCTGGCTCCCCAATCCATGGCGCCCAACTTCGGCCTACCGAGCTGGCCGCACGGCGAGGGTGCGGGATTCCTTGCCGTCAAGGGAGCCCGGGACCTGGCGTCCGGCCTGGTGATTCTCACGGTCCTGATGACAGGCAACCGCCGCGTCCTGGGGTGGGTCATGCTGGCTACGGCGCTCACCCCGATCGGCGACATGTTCATCGTGCTGCTCTCCGGCGGAGACCCCGCAACCGCCTTCGGCGTCCACGGCGCCACTGCCGCGGCAGTCGTCCTTGCCGGCGGCCTCGTGCTCAGCGGTCCCCGAACCGGGTCACCGCAACCCGTCGCCTGA
- a CDS encoding response regulator transcription factor, whose amino-acid sequence MRGEVPCCDSERVGLCCLIVDDNDHFLQAARQLLEHEGIDVVGVASTGADALARFKELRPDIALVDIDLGGESGFDVAQRLLEAQNGHRANVILISAYDESDFADLISESPAIAFLPKSELSARTIQRIIGVA is encoded by the coding sequence ATGCGCGGAGAGGTACCCTGCTGCGATTCTGAACGTGTGGGTCTGTGCTGTCTGATCGTCGACGACAACGATCACTTTCTCCAGGCGGCGAGGCAGCTCCTGGAGCATGAGGGGATCGATGTCGTCGGTGTGGCGTCTACGGGCGCCGATGCGCTGGCGCGGTTCAAGGAACTGCGCCCGGACATCGCGCTGGTCGACATCGACCTCGGTGGAGAGAGCGGTTTCGACGTGGCGCAGCGGTTGCTGGAGGCACAGAACGGCCATCGTGCGAACGTCATCCTCATCTCGGCGTACGACGAGAGCGATTTCGCCGACCTGATCTCCGAGAGCCCCGCGATCGCGTTCCTGCCCAAGTCCGAGCTCTCGGCGCGGACCATCCAAAGGATCATCGGCGTCGCCTAG
- a CDS encoding putative quinol monooxygenase — translation MLAKVFPINLKPGKQAEAEAIVREFAPKGPEQEDGTLSFRVYRDPANVDYLLFVEHFADQAAYDAHTGSPAYQELIAGRFAELIVEFVEIDHELLVSI, via the coding sequence ATGCTCGCCAAGGTGTTCCCCATCAACCTCAAGCCCGGCAAGCAGGCCGAGGCGGAGGCCATCGTCCGCGAGTTCGCGCCGAAGGGCCCCGAGCAGGAGGACGGCACGCTGTCGTTCCGCGTCTACCGCGACCCGGCCAACGTCGACTACCTGCTCTTCGTGGAGCACTTCGCCGACCAGGCCGCCTACGACGCCCACACCGGCTCCCCCGCCTACCAGGAGCTCATCGCCGGCCGGTTCGCGGAGCTGATCGTGGAGTTCGTCGAGATCGACCACGAACTCCTGGTCAGCATCTAG
- a CDS encoding LysR family transcriptional regulator: protein MELRQLRYFVAVAEELNFGRAAARLRIAGPSLSQQIKALERDLGVRLFDRDRRSVTLTTSGQALLPQVRALLGQADELRRSASGMAASEPVRLGYVNWRPPDLAARVSGVAQLHVDAWVMPSHTQAARVADGSIDLAICWVRTDDLAAHDLEARLIGADPLFAISTGPDASPVQARDTLVLLDDDTATWDSWNRYAEEFSRGTGARAVRISDGGVTGAAFFDHVRRLRRPVVNSPKGQAVPVPPDLRRRPVVDPTPYWTWALVTRRGETRKAVRATVEALTRDVGTLGLDAGTAWLPAGDPFRVPGPAGPTH from the coding sequence ATGGAGCTACGCCAGCTGCGTTACTTCGTCGCAGTGGCCGAGGAGCTGAACTTCGGCCGGGCCGCGGCCCGGCTGCGCATCGCCGGCCCGTCGCTCTCCCAGCAGATCAAGGCGCTGGAGCGGGACCTCGGCGTACGCCTGTTCGACCGGGACCGCCGCTCCGTCACGCTGACCACCTCGGGGCAGGCACTCCTGCCCCAGGTCCGGGCGCTGCTCGGCCAGGCCGACGAGCTGCGTCGCTCCGCGTCCGGCATGGCCGCCAGCGAACCGGTCCGGCTCGGCTACGTCAACTGGCGGCCGCCCGACCTGGCCGCCCGCGTGTCCGGCGTCGCGCAGCTGCACGTCGACGCCTGGGTCATGCCGTCGCACACCCAGGCCGCCCGGGTCGCCGACGGCAGCATCGACCTGGCCATCTGCTGGGTGCGTACCGACGATCTGGCCGCCCATGACCTCGAGGCCCGGCTGATCGGCGCGGACCCGCTCTTCGCGATCTCCACCGGCCCGGACGCGTCCCCGGTCCAGGCCAGGGACACGCTGGTGCTGCTGGACGACGACACCGCCACCTGGGACTCGTGGAACCGCTATGCCGAGGAGTTCTCCCGTGGCACGGGAGCCCGCGCCGTGCGCATCTCCGACGGGGGCGTCACCGGCGCGGCCTTCTTCGACCACGTACGCAGGCTCCGCCGCCCGGTCGTCAACTCACCGAAGGGTCAGGCCGTACCGGTCCCGCCCGACCTCCGCAGACGGCCGGTGGTCGACCCGACGCCGTACTGGACCTGGGCCCTCGTCACCCGGCGCGGTGAGACCCGCAAGGCCGTACGGGCCACCGTCGAGGCGCTGACCCGTGACGTCGGCACGCTCGGCCTGGACGCCGGCACGGCCTGGCTGCCGGCCGGCGACCCGTTCCGCGTCCCCGGCCCGGCCGGCCCCACTCACTGA
- the ctaD gene encoding cytochrome c oxidase subunit I translates to MPTPAGRRARTGRLIASVASTTDHKVIGYLYLSTSFLFFLLAGVMAMVIRAELVAPGLQFVTAEQFNQLFTIHGTVMLLLFATPLFAGFANFIMPLQIGAPDVAFPRLNMVGYWLFLFGGLIVVSGFCTPGGAAPFGWFAYTPLSTVDFSPNVGGDLWLMGLALSGLGTILTSVNFVTTIISMRAPGMTMFRMPIFTWNTLLTSMMVLMAFPVLAGALLVLESDRKLGTHVFEAASGGAMLWQHLFWFFGHPEVYIIALPFFGIVTEVIPVFSRKPLFGYIGMIGATIAIAGLSMTVWAHHMFVTGQVLLPFFSFMTFLIAVPTGVKFFNWTGTMWRGHLSFESPMLFAVGFLVTFLLGGLTGVILASPPLDFHISDTYFVVAHFHYVVFGTVVFAMFSGFYFWWPKMTGRMLNDRLGRLHFWLLFIGFHTTFLIQHWLGVLGFPRRYADYSPADGFTTLNEISSVGGFLLGASTLVFIYNVYWTYRHSPKVAVDDPWGFGNSLEWATSCPPPRHNFTFLPRIRSERPAFDLHVPHTGRPPLPAEPQAELPPS, encoded by the coding sequence ATCCCCACCCCGGCCGGCCGCCGGGCCAGAACCGGGCGGTTGATCGCCTCGGTGGCGTCCACCACGGACCACAAGGTGATCGGATATCTCTACCTCTCGACCAGCTTCCTGTTCTTCCTCCTGGCCGGGGTCATGGCGATGGTGATCCGGGCCGAGCTGGTCGCCCCGGGGCTGCAGTTCGTCACGGCAGAGCAGTTCAACCAGCTCTTCACCATCCACGGCACGGTCATGCTGCTGTTGTTCGCGACCCCGCTCTTCGCCGGGTTCGCCAACTTCATCATGCCCCTGCAGATCGGCGCCCCCGACGTCGCCTTCCCCCGGCTCAACATGGTGGGCTACTGGCTGTTCCTGTTCGGCGGGCTGATCGTGGTGAGCGGCTTCTGCACGCCCGGCGGCGCCGCCCCCTTCGGCTGGTTCGCCTACACACCGCTGTCCACCGTGGACTTCAGCCCCAACGTCGGCGGCGATCTGTGGCTGATGGGGCTGGCGCTCAGCGGTCTCGGCACCATTCTCACCTCGGTGAACTTCGTCACCACCATCATCTCCATGCGGGCGCCGGGCATGACCATGTTCCGGATGCCGATCTTCACCTGGAACACCCTGCTGACCAGCATGATGGTGCTGATGGCGTTCCCGGTGCTGGCCGGGGCGCTGCTCGTGCTGGAGTCGGACCGCAAGCTCGGCACCCACGTCTTCGAGGCGGCCAGCGGCGGCGCGATGCTCTGGCAGCACCTGTTCTGGTTCTTCGGCCACCCCGAGGTGTACATCATCGCGCTGCCCTTCTTCGGCATCGTGACCGAGGTGATCCCGGTGTTCAGCCGCAAACCGCTCTTCGGCTACATCGGCATGATCGGGGCCACCATCGCCATCGCCGGGCTGTCGATGACCGTGTGGGCCCACCACATGTTCGTCACCGGACAGGTGCTGCTGCCGTTCTTCTCGTTCATGACGTTCCTCATCGCCGTCCCGACCGGGGTGAAGTTCTTCAACTGGACCGGAACGATGTGGCGCGGTCACCTGTCCTTCGAGTCGCCGATGCTCTTCGCGGTCGGCTTCCTGGTGACGTTCCTGCTGGGCGGGCTCACCGGGGTCATCCTCGCCTCGCCGCCCCTGGACTTCCACATCAGCGACACCTACTTCGTGGTGGCCCACTTCCACTACGTGGTCTTCGGCACCGTGGTCTTCGCGATGTTCTCCGGCTTCTACTTCTGGTGGCCGAAGATGACCGGCAGGATGCTCAACGACAGGCTGGGCAGGCTGCACTTCTGGCTGCTGTTCATCGGCTTCCACACGACGTTCCTCATCCAGCACTGGCTCGGCGTGCTCGGCTTCCCGCGCCGGTACGCCGACTACAGCCCGGCCGACGGGTTCACGACGCTCAACGAGATCTCCTCGGTCGGCGGGTTCCTGCTGGGGGCCTCGACCCTCGTGTTCATCTACAACGTCTACTGGACCTACCGCCACTCGCCAAAGGTGGCCGTGGACGACCCATGGGGCTTCGGCAACTCGCTGGAGTGGGCCACCTCCTGCCCACCGCCGCGGCACAACTTCACCTTTCTGCCCCGCATCCGCTCCGAACGCCCGGCCTTCGACCTGCACGTACCGCACACCGGCAGACCGCCGCTGCCCGCCGAGCCGCAGGCGGAGCTCCCGCCGTCGTAA
- a CDS encoding TetR/AcrR family transcriptional regulator, with protein sequence MMAARGRPRDTQVDERVLRIAAALIFERGYAGLSIDEVAEQAGVAKTTLYRRWPTKDHLAVAVVARLQADHEIVETGDIRADLVDNLDKVATALNRMRAAGGREGPSAGVAGELVAAAARHEDIGKLARQQYAERNALGIALIERARVRGELRADLDAEVLFDQLSGALYYRVLITGAPVDRAYAERLVSSALEGSLTCQ encoded by the coding sequence ATGATGGCAGCTCGCGGACGCCCGCGTGACACGCAGGTGGACGAGCGTGTGCTGCGAATCGCCGCCGCCTTGATCTTCGAGCGCGGCTACGCAGGCCTGTCCATCGATGAGGTGGCCGAGCAGGCGGGCGTGGCCAAGACCACGCTGTACCGCCGCTGGCCGACCAAGGACCACTTGGCCGTCGCGGTGGTGGCACGGCTGCAGGCCGACCACGAGATCGTCGAGACCGGCGACATCCGAGCCGACCTCGTCGACAATCTCGACAAGGTCGCCACCGCGCTCAACCGCATGCGCGCGGCAGGCGGCCGCGAAGGCCCATCCGCGGGGGTCGCCGGCGAGCTCGTGGCGGCCGCAGCCAGGCACGAGGACATCGGCAAGCTGGCCCGCCAGCAGTACGCCGAGCGCAACGCCCTCGGGATCGCCCTGATCGAGCGGGCACGCGTGCGCGGCGAGCTGCGCGCCGACCTGGACGCCGAGGTGCTGTTCGACCAGCTGTCCGGCGCTCTCTACTACCGAGTACTGATCACAGGAGCGCCGGTCGACAGAGCCTACGCAGAACGGCTCGTGTCCTCCGCGCTCGAAGGGAGCCTGACATGTCAATGA
- a CDS encoding alpha/beta hydrolase codes for MTSAEAGARQPVRFVSGDTECAAWHYPGTNGACVIMAGGFAVPKEPATDLFARRFHDAGFSVLAFDYRGVGESGGQPRLVLPVKNQLADWEAAIAFAASLPGVDPGRLALWGFSASGGHVIRVAARHPRLAAVIAQTPNVGGPAAMRSVTSHQKPLAMLRFTGRAVADAVGALVGRRPLLVPLAGEPGAVAMLVTPDVLDGPGALDPDNRHPDWQQKVAARSALRLAFYQPGRDASRVRSPLLVLTCDQDQTAPPGPAIDAARRAPSAELVRLPGRHYAPFVEMHEQAVEAELSFLRRHLLDQLTEIATSDL; via the coding sequence ATGACATCAGCAGAGGCCGGCGCGCGGCAGCCGGTTCGCTTCGTCAGCGGCGACACCGAATGCGCCGCCTGGCACTATCCCGGAACGAACGGCGCATGTGTGATCATGGCCGGCGGGTTCGCGGTGCCCAAGGAGCCGGCCACCGACCTGTTCGCCAGGCGATTTCACGATGCCGGTTTCAGCGTTCTCGCCTTCGACTACCGCGGCGTCGGGGAGAGCGGCGGACAACCGCGTCTGGTTCTTCCCGTCAAGAACCAGCTGGCCGACTGGGAGGCCGCGATCGCGTTCGCCGCGAGCCTGCCTGGTGTGGACCCCGGCAGGCTCGCGCTGTGGGGATTCTCCGCTTCCGGCGGTCACGTCATCCGTGTGGCGGCACGCCATCCGCGACTCGCGGCGGTGATCGCCCAGACGCCGAACGTCGGCGGCCCGGCCGCCATGCGCAGCGTGACGAGCCACCAGAAACCGCTCGCGATGCTCCGCTTCACCGGCAGGGCCGTCGCCGACGCCGTCGGCGCCCTCGTCGGACGGCGGCCGCTGCTGGTGCCGCTCGCCGGCGAGCCGGGAGCTGTCGCCATGCTGGTCACGCCGGACGTCCTGGACGGCCCGGGCGCGCTCGACCCCGACAACAGGCACCCGGACTGGCAGCAGAAGGTCGCGGCCCGCTCCGCGCTCCGCCTCGCGTTCTACCAGCCCGGCCGCGACGCGTCCCGCGTACGGAGCCCACTGCTCGTCCTCACCTGCGATCAGGACCAGACCGCTCCCCCGGGACCCGCGATCGACGCGGCGCGGCGAGCGCCCAGCGCGGAGCTGGTCCGCCTGCCCGGCAGGCATTACGCGCCTTTCGTCGAGATGCACGAGCAGGCCGTCGAAGCCGAGCTGTCGTTCCTCCGCCGGCACCTGCTCGATCAGCTGACCGAAATTGCGACATCGGATCTTTAA
- a CDS encoding CHASE3 domain-containing protein — protein MGSGLTQRAVAAGIVLALVVGATFVMLLYSMAGMRRSQLRAGHSTQVLVVANRLERRIMDMETGLRGYAFTGQERFLQPWREAVAVYPKETGELERLVADNPAQRGRVHRIVTAGTSYIDHYTKPLVQAARRGPGAVTVTAVAEGERRVDAIRADFTALVAAEQSLLEAQQRSSYEAARRAGAVGAAGLIASIALIAAYTAYLTRAVVAPVRRVAATAGRLAGGDLAARVPGRGVGEIGILQRSFNTMAATLARNREELAASRSRIVTAADQARRRIERDLHDGIQQRLVSLALEVRTAQTALTTGPPEDRAELGERLDRLADGLGEAVDELREISRGIHPAILSRAGLGPALKVLARRSPVPVELDVNVPARLPEPVEVAAYYVVCEALANTAKHARATVAKVRAEARDGVLHLEVHDDGAGGAAAGGGSGLVGVTDRVEALGGSMTITSPPARGTTLVVDLPVAGV, from the coding sequence GTGGGTAGCGGCCTGACCCAGCGCGCGGTGGCCGCGGGGATCGTGCTCGCGCTGGTCGTCGGGGCCACCTTCGTGATGCTGCTGTACTCGATGGCCGGCATGCGCCGTTCACAGCTCCGGGCCGGGCATTCCACCCAGGTCCTGGTCGTGGCCAACCGGCTGGAACGCCGGATCATGGACATGGAGACGGGCCTGCGCGGATACGCGTTCACGGGTCAGGAGCGGTTCCTTCAGCCGTGGCGGGAGGCCGTCGCCGTATATCCCAAAGAGACCGGCGAGCTGGAGAGGCTGGTCGCCGACAATCCCGCGCAGCGGGGCCGCGTGCACCGGATCGTGACCGCGGGCACCTCGTACATCGACCACTACACGAAGCCGCTCGTGCAGGCCGCCCGCCGCGGCCCCGGCGCGGTCACGGTCACGGCGGTGGCCGAGGGGGAGCGGCGCGTGGACGCGATCCGCGCCGACTTCACCGCGCTGGTGGCGGCCGAGCAGTCGCTGCTCGAGGCCCAGCAGCGAAGCTCCTACGAGGCCGCGCGCCGCGCCGGGGCCGTCGGCGCGGCGGGTCTGATCGCCTCCATCGCGCTCATCGCCGCGTACACGGCCTACCTCACGCGCGCGGTGGTCGCACCGGTACGCCGCGTGGCCGCGACCGCCGGGCGGCTGGCGGGCGGCGACCTCGCGGCGCGCGTGCCGGGCCGCGGTGTCGGTGAGATCGGCATCCTGCAGCGCAGCTTCAACACGATGGCGGCCACCCTCGCCCGCAACCGGGAGGAGCTGGCCGCCTCGCGGTCGCGTATCGTGACCGCCGCCGACCAGGCCCGCCGGCGCATCGAACGCGACCTGCACGACGGCATCCAGCAGCGGCTGGTCTCGCTCGCGCTCGAGGTCCGCACCGCCCAGACCGCGCTCACGACCGGGCCCCCGGAAGATCGGGCAGAGCTCGGCGAGCGGCTGGACCGGCTGGCCGACGGGCTGGGGGAGGCGGTGGACGAGCTGCGCGAGATCTCCCGCGGCATCCACCCGGCGATCCTGAGCCGCGCCGGCCTGGGCCCGGCGCTGAAGGTGCTCGCCCGCCGCAGTCCGGTCCCGGTCGAGCTCGATGTGAACGTGCCCGCCCGGCTGCCGGAACCGGTCGAAGTGGCCGCGTACTACGTGGTCTGCGAAGCGCTGGCGAACACCGCCAAACACGCCCGAGCGACGGTCGCGAAGGTGCGGGCGGAGGCCAGGGACGGGGTCCTGCACCTCGAGGTACACGACGACGGCGCGGGCGGCGCGGCGGCCGGCGGAGGGTCGGGCCTGGTCGGAGTGACCGACCGGGTCGAGGCGCTGGGCGGGAGCATGACCATCACCAGCCCGCCCGCCCGGGGCACGACGCTTGTCGTCGATCTCCCTGTCGCCGGCGTGTAG
- a CDS encoding DUF2871 domain-containing protein, with amino-acid sequence MRKILNFAHFYMILGVVSGFYYREITKLNDFTGDTQLSVVHTHLLALGMLFFLLVLALEKLFALTSSRLFGWFFWIYNAGLALTVAMMTLHGTLTVLGHGSNEAIALAAGLGHILLTVGLILLFVTLGKRIPAKQAAHPAEAAEPSTV; translated from the coding sequence ATGAGGAAGATCCTCAACTTTGCCCACTTCTACATGATCCTCGGTGTGGTCAGCGGCTTTTACTACCGCGAGATCACCAAGCTGAACGACTTCACCGGCGACACGCAGCTCAGCGTCGTGCACACGCACCTGCTCGCGCTCGGGATGCTCTTCTTCCTCCTCGTCCTCGCCCTGGAGAAGCTGTTCGCGTTGACCTCCAGCCGCCTGTTCGGCTGGTTCTTCTGGATCTACAACGCGGGCCTGGCGCTGACCGTGGCCATGATGACCCTCCACGGGACCCTGACGGTCCTGGGCCACGGCAGCAACGAAGCCATCGCGCTGGCCGCCGGACTGGGCCACATCCTCCTGACCGTGGGCCTGATCCTGCTGTTCGTCACCCTGGGCAAGCGCATCCCTGCCAAGCAGGCGGCCCACCCCGCCGAGGCGGCCGAGCCTTCGACCGTCTAG
- a CDS encoding nuclear transport factor 2 family protein, translating into MADTETQILHHVLDRWEAAVNAHDSKRVASYFTDDAIFQGLHPYSVGPGGVAEYYEAQPIGLTAAYSILETRRPADDLVLGYMSVDFAFRDRPTLTVNLCVMARRVGDDWLISHYQVSRLP; encoded by the coding sequence ATGGCCGACACCGAGACCCAGATTCTTCACCACGTCCTGGACCGGTGGGAGGCCGCGGTCAACGCACACGACTCCAAGCGCGTGGCCTCGTACTTCACCGACGACGCGATCTTCCAGGGCCTGCACCCGTACAGCGTCGGTCCCGGTGGTGTCGCCGAGTACTACGAGGCGCAGCCGATCGGCCTGACCGCCGCGTACTCCATCCTGGAAACGCGGCGGCCGGCCGATGACCTCGTCCTCGGCTACATGAGCGTGGACTTCGCCTTCAGGGACCGGCCGACCCTGACCGTCAACCTCTGCGTGATGGCGCGGCGGGTGGGCGACGACTGGCTCATCAGCCACTACCAGGTCTCGCGCCTTCCTTGA